A region from the Microbacterium lacus genome encodes:
- a CDS encoding LCP family protein: MSVASPPRPASVRNVSSKVVEDRPMRYPDTSSREVMTRRGWWLVLLNFLVPGSAQAVAGNRRLGKIGLGATLGLWIAVILGGLGLLLWRQGTVSIITGAWLPDWLGLLRAGPLTIIQIALLAYAVLWIVLTVDTLRLVRLVKTGTIARFGILLLAVVLLVTGTGSAVYASQIAGTTRDTLGAIFGASGPSVPPSDGYYNILLLGADSGEGRDSMRFDSISVVSVNAETGATTITGIPRDMPNVPFSAGPMQDKYPNGHTGFANATCGWGSGINQLRTEVEVCQDGNALYPDAKANGSEPGIEATKDAAEGILGIEIPYYVFVDMHGFASLVDALGGVDINVVERLPKGGPPEGVDPNDVDSWAIGWIEPGQQHMDGDTAQWYARSRYTTSDFDRMKRQRELQEAILAQFTPDVVLTRFSDVAAAGQDLIQTDLPQSLLPFLAELALKAKEQPVTTIELTPEGGIDEYDPDFAYIQQLVQQTLHPPTPTPTPEG, from the coding sequence ATGAGCGTCGCGAGTCCGCCGCGGCCGGCATCCGTCCGCAACGTCTCGTCGAAGGTCGTCGAAGACCGGCCGATGCGGTACCCCGACACGTCGTCGCGCGAGGTGATGACGCGTCGAGGCTGGTGGCTCGTCCTGCTGAACTTCCTCGTTCCCGGTTCGGCGCAGGCCGTCGCCGGCAATCGGCGCCTCGGCAAGATCGGGCTCGGCGCGACGCTGGGGCTCTGGATCGCCGTGATCCTCGGCGGGCTCGGACTGCTGCTGTGGCGGCAGGGCACCGTGAGCATCATCACCGGCGCGTGGCTACCGGACTGGCTCGGGCTCCTGCGCGCCGGACCCCTCACGATCATCCAGATCGCGCTGCTCGCGTACGCGGTGCTCTGGATCGTGCTCACGGTCGACACCCTGCGTCTGGTCCGACTGGTCAAGACGGGCACGATCGCCCGGTTCGGCATCCTGCTCCTGGCCGTCGTCCTCCTGGTCACGGGCACCGGAAGCGCGGTGTACGCCTCGCAGATCGCCGGCACGACCCGTGACACGCTCGGCGCGATCTTCGGCGCGAGCGGACCCTCGGTGCCGCCGAGCGACGGCTACTACAACATCCTGTTGCTCGGCGCCGACAGCGGCGAAGGCCGCGACTCGATGCGGTTCGACAGCATCTCGGTCGTCTCGGTGAACGCCGAGACCGGTGCGACCACGATCACCGGCATCCCGCGCGACATGCCGAACGTGCCGTTCTCGGCGGGCCCGATGCAGGACAAGTATCCGAACGGCCACACCGGCTTCGCGAACGCGACGTGCGGGTGGGGGAGCGGCATCAATCAGCTCCGCACCGAGGTGGAGGTCTGCCAGGACGGCAACGCCCTCTATCCCGACGCGAAGGCCAACGGCTCCGAGCCGGGAATCGAAGCCACGAAGGACGCCGCGGAGGGCATCCTCGGGATCGAGATCCCCTACTACGTCTTCGTCGACATGCACGGCTTCGCCTCGCTCGTCGACGCGCTCGGCGGCGTCGACATCAACGTCGTCGAGCGACTGCCGAAGGGCGGCCCGCCCGAGGGCGTCGACCCGAACGACGTGGACAGCTGGGCGATCGGCTGGATCGAACCCGGACAGCAGCACATGGACGGCGACACCGCGCAGTGGTACGCCCGGTCCAGGTACACCACGAGCGACTTCGACCGCATGAAGCGCCAACGCGAACTGCAGGAGGCGATCCTCGCGCAGTTCACCCCCGACGTCGTGCTCACCCGCTTCAGCGATGTCGCGGCCGCCGGGCAGGATCTGATCCAGACCGACCTGCCGCAGTCGCTGCTGCCGTTCCTGGCAGAGCTCGCGCTCAAGGCCAAGGAGCAGCCGGTCACGACGATCGAGCTCACGCCCGAGGGCGGCATCGACGAATACGACCCCGACTTCGCCTACATCCAGCAGCTCGTGCAGCAGACGCTGCACCCGCCGACGCCGACGCCGACCCCCGAAGGCTGA
- a CDS encoding 5-(carboxyamino)imidazole ribonucleotide synthase yields the protein MALRVGVVGGGQLARMMIAPAVELGVELRVLAEEEGMSASLAATAVGDYRDAETVLAFARDVDVVTFDHEHVPQDVLQTLVDASIPVHPGPHALRFAQDKLQMRARLQEIGMPQPEWAAVTSREELQAFLDGHGGSAVVKTPRGGYDGKGVRVVHAATEADDWFAALAEDGRGGALLAEELVDFSRELAQQIARRPSGEVRAYPVVETVQRDGVCAEVIAPAPRSSGRMADVAARIGIGIAEGLDVTGMLAVELFETTDERLLVNELAMRPHNSGHWSQDGGVTSQFEQHLRAVLDLPLGDPEPRAEWSVMVNILGGPAEGALEDRFATAMAAHPMAKVHTYGKAPRPGRKVGHVNVAGEDLDEAVYQARAAASVFLD from the coding sequence GCGGTGGAGCTGGGCGTGGAGCTGCGCGTGCTGGCCGAGGAGGAAGGCATGTCGGCCTCGCTCGCCGCGACGGCGGTCGGCGACTACCGCGATGCCGAGACCGTGCTCGCGTTCGCCCGCGACGTGGATGTGGTCACGTTCGACCACGAGCACGTGCCGCAGGACGTGCTCCAGACGCTTGTCGACGCCTCCATCCCCGTGCACCCCGGTCCGCACGCGCTGCGCTTCGCCCAGGACAAGCTGCAGATGCGCGCGCGACTTCAGGAGATCGGGATGCCGCAGCCGGAGTGGGCGGCGGTCACGAGCCGCGAAGAACTGCAGGCGTTCCTCGACGGCCACGGCGGCAGTGCGGTCGTGAAGACCCCCCGCGGCGGATACGACGGCAAGGGCGTGCGCGTCGTCCACGCGGCGACGGAGGCCGATGACTGGTTCGCCGCGCTCGCCGAGGACGGCCGTGGTGGCGCGCTGCTGGCGGAGGAGCTGGTCGACTTCTCCCGGGAGCTTGCGCAGCAGATCGCCCGGCGACCGTCGGGCGAGGTGCGCGCGTATCCGGTGGTGGAGACCGTGCAGCGCGACGGAGTCTGCGCAGAGGTCATCGCGCCCGCGCCCCGCTCCAGCGGGCGGATGGCTGACGTCGCCGCCCGCATCGGTATCGGGATCGCGGAAGGACTGGATGTCACCGGAATGCTCGCGGTCGAGCTCTTCGAGACGACCGACGAGCGACTGCTCGTGAACGAGCTGGCGATGCGCCCGCACAACAGCGGGCACTGGAGTCAGGACGGCGGTGTCACGAGCCAGTTCGAACAGCATCTGCGCGCCGTCCTCGACCTGCCGCTCGGCGACCCGGAGCCGCGAGCCGAGTGGTCGGTCATGGTGAACATCCTCGGCGGCCCCGCCGAAGGCGCACTGGAGGACCGGTTCGCGACGGCGATGGCGGCCCACCCGATGGCGAAGGTGCACACGTACGGCAAGGCGCCGCGTCCGGGACGCAAAGTGGGGCACGTGAACGTCGCCGGGGAGGACCTGGACGAAGCCGTCTATCAGGCCAGGGCGGCGGCATCCGTCTTCCTGGATTGA
- the purE gene encoding 5-(carboxyamino)imidazole ribonucleotide mutase, whose protein sequence is MGSDSDWRVMSDASQLLTDFGVPHEVEVVSAHRTPDKLLRYGREARARGLRAIIAGAGGAAHLPGMLASVTALPVIGVPVQLATLDGLDSLLSIVQMPAGIPVATVSINGAKNAGLLAVRILGSADAALGDRVEHFARDLEQQVEEKNRRLKESL, encoded by the coding sequence ATGGGTTCGGATTCGGACTGGCGCGTCATGAGCGACGCGTCGCAGCTGCTCACCGACTTCGGCGTCCCGCACGAGGTCGAGGTGGTCTCGGCCCACCGGACGCCCGACAAGCTCCTCCGCTACGGTCGCGAGGCGCGTGCGCGAGGCCTCCGCGCGATCATCGCGGGCGCGGGCGGCGCGGCTCATCTTCCGGGCATGCTCGCATCGGTCACGGCGCTGCCGGTCATCGGCGTCCCCGTGCAGCTGGCGACCCTCGACGGCCTGGACTCCCTCCTGAGCATCGTGCAGATGCCCGCCGGCATCCCGGTCGCGACCGTCTCGATCAACGGCGCGAAGAACGCAGGTCTGCTCGCCGTCCGCATTCTCGGGTCGGCGGATGCCGCGCTCGGCGACCGGGTCGAGCACTTTGCGCGAGACCTCGAGCAGCAGGTGGAGGAGAAGAACCGCCGCCTCAAGGAGTCGCTATGA
- a CDS encoding glycosyltransferase, producing MTATLRFMLDQLVAPTDPDLETASRELATALIDRAPSGCEVAGIAPAGSPAVEIAGLAEVRRSPLARRELAGALQLGVASGIGGGMIHSPTLFAPLVKHDRVHDHDQTVVTIWDLGPWEAPGEYPKASVAWQKAMLKRAVKHADAVVVPTHAMAVRLAEIAKLGERIRVIAGAAPEGFAVPRDDVGRRRELDLPEGFVLLSGHHGESLGAGLAAVARSGVDLPVVVIGAAEGEEPTIADQASAAGIPERSLHVRGALSGADRAAVFAGAVAFVVADQRFGLPWRVLEALALGVPVVAASSPVNDEVIVDGGAVVDADPEALGAALADALGTTAAATRLGVLAADRGRAFSWLGAADRVWQLHAEL from the coding sequence ATGACCGCCACACTCCGGTTCATGCTCGATCAGCTCGTCGCGCCCACCGATCCCGATCTCGAAACGGCGTCTCGTGAGCTGGCGACCGCCCTGATCGACCGCGCTCCCTCCGGTTGCGAGGTCGCCGGAATCGCGCCCGCAGGTTCTCCCGCCGTCGAGATCGCCGGTCTCGCCGAGGTGCGCCGCAGCCCGCTCGCTCGTCGTGAGCTCGCGGGTGCGCTGCAACTCGGCGTCGCGAGCGGCATCGGCGGCGGCATGATCCACTCGCCGACCCTGTTCGCACCGCTGGTGAAGCACGATCGTGTTCACGACCACGACCAGACCGTCGTCACGATCTGGGATCTCGGGCCGTGGGAAGCCCCGGGCGAGTATCCGAAGGCGAGCGTGGCGTGGCAGAAGGCGATGCTGAAGCGCGCGGTCAAGCACGCCGATGCGGTCGTCGTGCCGACGCACGCGATGGCGGTGCGACTCGCTGAGATCGCGAAGCTCGGTGAGCGCATCCGCGTGATCGCGGGAGCGGCCCCCGAAGGATTCGCCGTGCCGCGCGATGATGTGGGACGCCGGCGCGAGCTCGACCTGCCGGAGGGGTTCGTGCTGCTCTCCGGGCATCACGGCGAGTCCCTGGGCGCGGGACTTGCCGCGGTCGCCCGATCGGGTGTCGACCTTCCGGTGGTCGTGATCGGCGCTGCCGAAGGCGAGGAACCGACGATCGCGGATCAGGCTTCGGCGGCGGGTATCCCCGAACGGAGCCTGCACGTGCGCGGCGCGCTCTCCGGTGCTGACCGCGCGGCGGTCTTCGCAGGAGCGGTCGCGTTCGTCGTCGCCGATCAGCGATTCGGGCTGCCTTGGCGTGTGCTCGAGGCGTTGGCCCTCGGAGTTCCCGTGGTGGCGGCATCCTCGCCCGTGAACGACGAGGTCATCGTCGACGGCGGAGCCGTGGTGGATGCCGACCCCGAGGCACTCGGTGCGGCTCTCGCCGACGCGCTCGGGACGACTGCCGCCGCCACGCGGCTCGGCGTGCTCGCGGCCGACCGTGGCCGCGCGT